From the genome of Triticum aestivum cultivar Chinese Spring chromosome 3B, IWGSC CS RefSeq v2.1, whole genome shotgun sequence, one region includes:
- the LOC123072036 gene encoding AF4/FMR2 family member lilli, which translates to MDVVVGLPSSPPESGCSSPSLTASPEFEFWMVGKNPGSFPSPALLTADELFSDGIVLPLHTLQAPPACPDAEQDQGEEGEDTEADADPNKPPEEEGEPATQAQPLAEACAVPTPDLPAVTFKWKDIFKATGESKERAKKAERRVSSVSGNAELININIWPFSRSRSAGHSTSGASAGASSKAKATSPSTGNASAAVPSAPAAPATAAGRKVSSAPCSRSNSRGEASGSGAPAVAIAAAAEKAAAQAPATSMLRRWVPGGQSRAVLGTNGIRLGRASPVWQLRRNKLQHQQAAAEQKQSSKNKAVPEGDAATSQGQADAGEADKATASAADAAPATVSAPAAACRNNAACAEVAGEECVPPQGLFGLRTFFSKKVY; encoded by the coding sequence ATGGACGTCGTCGTCGGGTTGCCGTCTTCTCCGCCCGAATCCGGGTGCTCCTCGCCGTCCCTGACCGCGTCGCCCGAGTTCGAGTTCTGGATGGTGGGCAAGAACCCGGGCTCCTTCCCCTCCCCCGCCCTGCTCACCGCCGACGAGCTCTTCTCCGACGGCATTGTGCTCCCGCTCCACACCCTCCAGGCCCCTCCTGCCTGCCCCGACGCCGAGCAAGACCAgggtgaagaaggcgaggacactgAGGCCGATGCCGACCCCAACAAGCCGCCGGAGGAAGAAGGGGAGCCTGCCACGCAGGCGCAGCCGCTCGCGGAGGCCTGCGCCGTCCCGACGCCGGACCTCCCCGCGGTCACCTTCAAGTGGAAGGACATCTTCAAGGCCACCGGCGAGTCCAAGGAACGCGCCAAGAAGGCGGAGCGCCGCGTCAGCAGCGTCAGCGGCAACGCCGAGCTCATCAACATCAACATATGGCCCTTCTCCCGGAGCCGCTCCGCTGGCCACTCTACCTCCGGCGCCAGCGCCGGCGCTAGCAGCAAGGCCAAGGCGACCAGTCCCAGCACCGGCAACGCCAGTGCCGCTGTTCCCAGCGCACCGGCGGCTCCAGCGACGGCGGCCGGGCGCAAGGTTAGCAGTGCGCCGTGCTCCCGGAGCAACTCCCGCGGCGAGGCCTCCGGTTCGGGGGCGCCGGCCGTCGCCATTGCGGCGGCAGCTGAAAAGGCCGCTGCCCAAGCGCCCGCCACGTCCATGCTGAGGCGGTGGGTTCCCGGCGGTCAGAGCAGAGCAGTGCTCGGCACAAACGGCATCCGCCTGGGCAGGGCCAGCCCCGTCTGGCAACTGAGGCGCAACAAGCTACAGCATCAGCAAGCCGCCGCGGAGCAGAAGCAGAGCAGCAAGAACAAGGCCGTCCCCGAAGGCGACGCCGCGACGAGCCAAGGCCAAGCGGACGCCGGTGAAGCAGACAAGGCGACGGCGTCGGCCGCAGATGCAGCGCCGGCGACTGTGAGCGCGCCAGCCGCCGCGTGCCGGAACAACGCGGCCTGCGCGGAAGTCGCCGGCGAGGAGTGCGTCCCGCCGCAGGGGCTGTTCGGCCTCCGCACCTTCTTCTCCAAGAAGGTGTACTGA